In Chryseobacterium turcicum, a single window of DNA contains:
- a CDS encoding IS110 family transposase, with protein sequence MNLKYSVGLDVSSKKINACLSIIDEKQKVRFKSSCVILNTKKGFEDLEHWILNHQQETLPLVVCMEATGIYHENCAYYLFEKGFSVSIILPNKAKKYLEALGLKSKNDSIDAKGLSQMGAEQCLEV encoded by the coding sequence ATGAATTTAAAGTATTCAGTAGGCCTTGATGTTTCCAGCAAGAAAATCAATGCCTGCCTCAGTATTATTGATGAAAAGCAGAAAGTGAGGTTTAAATCCAGTTGCGTCATCCTCAATACCAAGAAAGGTTTTGAAGATTTGGAGCATTGGATATTGAATCATCAGCAAGAAACTCTTCCTTTGGTGGTTTGTATGGAAGCTACGGGGATTTATCACGAGAACTGTGCTTATTATTTATTTGAGAAAGGTTTTTCGGTATCCATTATTTTGCCCAACAAAGCCAAGAAATATTTGGAAGCTCTTGGCTTAAAATCAAAAAATGATTCGATAGATGCAAAAGGATTATCACAAATGGGAGCAGAGCAGTGTTTGGAGGTATAG
- a CDS encoding transposase has product MVSYAGYDVVEAQSGTRIGKTRISKKGNSRIRRVLHMPCLVVIQCGVKKYKDLFDRTYEKHGIKMKSYVAVQKKLLVMIYHLWKKKEEYNADYEKNIQEKEQVISSLSAFEKSKKVVPTN; this is encoded by the coding sequence TTGGTTTCTTACGCGGGTTATGATGTTGTAGAAGCGCAGTCCGGAACGCGTATCGGAAAAACGAGAATATCAAAGAAAGGCAACTCGAGAATAAGAAGAGTTTTACACATGCCCTGTCTTGTGGTGATACAATGTGGCGTGAAAAAGTACAAAGATTTATTCGACAGAACTTACGAAAAGCACGGAATAAAAATGAAAAGTTATGTTGCTGTACAAAAAAAACTTTTGGTTATGATTTATCATTTATGGAAAAAAAAGGAAGAATATAATGCTGATTATGAAAAAAACATCCAAGAAAAGGAGCAGGTGATTTCCTCTCTGTCTGCTTTTGAAAAAAGCAAAAAAGTAGTCCCAACGAATTGA
- a CDS encoding TerB family tellurite resistance protein, with amino-acid sequence MHKSNKSIAGYHLLMILSSVDGEFAPEEGMLVQQYLADEFPFTINLDDELETIALLKPEEWKAHFEFHGRCFLDDSTEEERLNFIKFAKTLIKADDIVTDEEHTFYVLLKNLWNIK; translated from the coding sequence ATGCATAAATCAAATAAATCTATCGCCGGTTATCACTTATTAATGATTCTTTCGTCTGTTGACGGAGAATTTGCTCCTGAAGAAGGAATGTTGGTACAACAATATCTGGCTGACGAATTTCCTTTTACTATTAATCTAGATGACGAATTGGAAACCATCGCATTGCTAAAACCTGAAGAATGGAAGGCTCATTTTGAGTTTCATGGACGTTGTTTCCTGGATGATTCTACGGAAGAAGAGCGTTTAAATTTCATCAAGTTTGCTAAAACATTGATTAAAGCTGATGACATTGTGACTGATGAAGAACACACGTTCTATGTTCTTTTGAAGAATCTTTGGAACATAAAGTAA
- a CDS encoding ISAon1 family transposase N-terminal region protein has translation MINDAGLLKLLLPEYLIEHFDIINFEEENKILHLYFEEKSRIPKEFSSLTLYSKGFLEEITVDDFPLRGKTVKLHIKRRRWTDTKTGNILQREMFS, from the coding sequence ATGATTAACGATGCCGGGCTACTCAAATTATTATTACCAGAATATTTAATCGAGCACTTCGATATTATAAATTTTGAAGAAGAAAACAAAATTTTACATCTTTATTTCGAAGAGAAAAGTAGGATTCCAAAAGAGTTTTCTTCTTTAACCTTGTATTCCAAAGGTTTTTTAGAAGAAATTACGGTGGATGATTTTCCGCTTCGTGGAAAAACCGTAAAACTCCACATCAAACGAAGAAGGTGGACAGACACGAAAACGGGGAATATTCTCCAAAGAGAAATGTTTTCCTAA
- a CDS encoding ISAon1 family transposase, producing MFSKEKCFPNATPVIDRFHVQKLATEALQEIRIKHRWQAIEQENNLLTEAKQKKRKPIIKVFENDDTRKQLLARSRYLLYKTREKWTLSQKQRAKILFKEYPDLEKAYNLSDGLRKIYNQNIQKSVAMLKLVHWFREVEESGFKSFNTLTKTIMHNYNGILNYFNQRSTNASAESFNAKIKNFRLQLRGVRDKVFFLFRLSKLFA from the coding sequence ATATTCTCCAAAGAGAAATGTTTTCCTAATGCAACACCGGTTATCGATCGCTTCCATGTTCAGAAACTCGCCACAGAAGCCCTTCAGGAAATAAGGATTAAGCATCGCTGGCAGGCCATTGAGCAAGAAAATAACTTGCTCACGGAAGCGAAACAAAAGAAGCGAAAACCTATAATTAAAGTTTTTGAAAACGATGACACCCGAAAGCAACTTTTAGCAAGAAGCAGATACCTGCTTTATAAAACTAGAGAAAAGTGGACTTTATCACAAAAACAAAGAGCAAAAATCCTATTTAAGGAGTATCCCGATTTAGAAAAGGCGTACAATTTATCAGATGGGCTCAGGAAAATTTATAATCAGAACATTCAAAAATCTGTCGCTATGTTAAAGTTAGTCCATTGGTTTAGAGAAGTGGAAGAATCAGGATTTAAATCCTTTAATACCTTAACAAAAACTATTATGCATAACTACAACGGCATTCTCAATTATTTTAACCAGCGAAGCACAAATGCTTCAGCAGAATCTTTCAATGCTAAAATAAAAAACTTCAGGTTACAACTTCGAGGCGTAAGAGATAAAGTATTTTTCCTATTCAGATTATCAAAACTTTTTGCCTAG
- the folP gene encoding dihydropteroate synthase, translating into MKNHLSIINYHSLNCNGRLVDLNSPKIMGILNLTPDSFSDGGKFNNEKSALQQAEKILKDGGEMIDIGPQSTRPNAEFLSSDEEIRRIGNVINEIKKEFPEALVSLDTFYAETVKFGFNEGIDLVNDISGGQFDEKMFDMVAETKLPYILMHVNPSYETMHDKVNFDDITLNVNQYFAKKTNELLQKGIKDIILDPGFGFGKSVEDQMKMINETQFLGFGKYPVLIGISRKSFIYKPLGKSPLDINEETQKLHLQILKQGAKILRVHDVLEAKKTLMEWESGRV; encoded by the coding sequence ATGAAAAATCATCTATCAATAATCAATTATCATTCATTAAACTGTAACGGAAGATTAGTCGATTTAAATTCACCAAAAATCATGGGTATTCTGAATCTTACTCCCGATTCTTTCTCGGACGGTGGAAAGTTTAATAATGAAAAGTCAGCTTTACAACAGGCAGAAAAAATATTGAAGGATGGAGGCGAAATGATAGATATTGGCCCGCAATCTACGAGGCCCAATGCCGAATTTTTGAGTAGTGATGAAGAAATCAGAAGAATCGGAAACGTGATTAATGAAATTAAAAAAGAGTTTCCTGAAGCTTTAGTTTCATTAGATACTTTCTATGCTGAAACAGTAAAGTTTGGTTTTAATGAAGGAATTGATCTAGTGAATGATATTTCAGGCGGACAATTTGATGAAAAAATGTTTGATATGGTCGCTGAGACTAAACTTCCATATATTTTAATGCACGTCAATCCTTCTTACGAAACGATGCATGATAAAGTAAATTTTGATGATATTACGTTGAATGTTAATCAGTATTTTGCAAAAAAAACAAACGAATTATTGCAAAAAGGAATCAAAGATATTATTCTAGATCCCGGTTTTGGATTTGGAAAAAGTGTTGAAGATCAAATGAAAATGATTAATGAAACCCAGTTTCTCGGATTTGGAAAATATCCTGTACTGATCGGGATTTCAAGAAAATCTTTTATTTACAAACCTTTAGGAAAATCTCCATTAGACATCAATGAAGAAACCCAGAAATTGCATTTACAGATTTTAAAACAGGGTGCGAAAATTCTTCGTGTACATGATGTTTTAGAAGCTAAGAAAACATTGATGGAGTGGGAGAGTGGTCGCGTTTGA
- a CDS encoding GxxExxY protein has translation MTENEISYIIRKCIFNVYNQLGPGLLESIYQRILIYELEENGLNVKSEVLLPVYYNNKKFDLNFKIDILVEDKVVLELKSVKELEAIHYKQLYTYLKLSDKKLGLLINFNTTNIIENIKRVLNNL, from the coding sequence ATGACGGAAAATGAAATTTCATATATTATTCGTAAATGCATTTTTAATGTTTACAATCAATTAGGTCCTGGTCTATTAGAATCAATATACCAAAGAATACTGATTTATGAACTTGAAGAAAATGGTTTAAACGTAAAATCAGAAGTTTTGCTTCCTGTTTATTATAATAACAAAAAATTTGATTTGAATTTCAAAATAGATATTTTGGTAGAGGATAAAGTAGTTTTAGAATTAAAATCAGTAAAAGAATTGGAAGCAATACATTATAAACAACTTTACACTTATTTGAAATTATCTGACAAAAAACTGGGGTTACTTATCAATTTTAATACTACAAATATTATAGAAAATATAAAAAGAGTTCTCAACAACCTTTAA
- a CDS encoding S9 family peptidase, which yields MKKICLSLLVMSATTFQSQLFPDLKAPIADKKQHLRNIHNDKINDPYYWMIDYFKKGRDSTQVVNYLTAENSYWEGMMKDTEPFREKLFQEMKARIKEKDESVPVFRKGYYYYTRTETGKQYFKYCRKKDHLSAPEEILLDVDQLAEGHAYYSASGFSISPDNSKMIYGVDDVSRRQYTLFLKDLTTGKTTDLGIKNTTGSATWANDNKTIFYTGKNPETLLTEKIFRHSLGTDPSKDALVYEEKDKTNYIGVGKSKNEKIIMIVSSATTSSETRYINADEPNASFKVFQSRMKDVLYDVTPLEDKFLITTNKDALNFKVMETPLDKTSVESWKDFMPHRKDVLMEGISEFKNYLVFSERQNGLSQLVILDRRTNKREFLKFDEAAYTVYASGNPEYNTDYFRFGYTSMITPSSQYEQNLQTGKRTLLKQQEVLGGYNKANYVTERLFAFSKDGAKIPISIVYKKGYRKDGKNPLLLYAYGSYGSSMDATFSSTRLSLLDRGFAFAIAHIRGGQEMGRQWYEDGKMMKKKNTFTDFIDVGEYLVKEKYTSPKHLYAQGGSAGGLLMGAVINMKPELWNGAIAQVPFVDVVNTMLDESIPLTTNEYDEWGNPNNKEAYSYMKSYSPYENIKRKNYPNLLVTTGLHDSQVQYFEPAKWVAKLRDLKTDKNVLFLKTDMEYGHGGASGRFDYLKDIALEYAFMFKLEGISK from the coding sequence ATGAAAAAAATTTGCTTATCCCTATTAGTAATGAGTGCAACAACATTTCAGTCACAGTTATTTCCTGATTTAAAAGCTCCGATTGCTGACAAAAAGCAGCATTTAAGAAATATTCATAACGATAAAATAAATGATCCATATTATTGGATGATTGACTATTTCAAAAAAGGAAGAGATTCTACACAGGTTGTAAATTATCTTACTGCTGAAAATTCTTATTGGGAAGGCATGATGAAAGATACAGAACCTTTCAGAGAGAAGCTTTTCCAGGAAATGAAAGCTAGAATTAAGGAAAAAGACGAATCTGTACCTGTTTTCAGGAAAGGGTATTATTATTACACCCGAACAGAAACCGGAAAACAGTATTTTAAATATTGCAGAAAAAAAGACCACCTCAGTGCTCCGGAAGAAATACTTTTGGATGTAGATCAGCTAGCTGAAGGTCACGCATATTATTCGGCATCTGGTTTCAGCATTAGCCCCGATAATTCTAAAATGATTTACGGAGTTGATGATGTTTCCAGAAGGCAGTATACATTATTTTTGAAAGACCTTACAACGGGAAAAACAACCGATTTAGGCATCAAAAACACGACGGGTTCTGCAACGTGGGCAAATGACAACAAAACCATTTTCTACACCGGAAAAAATCCTGAAACGCTTTTAACGGAGAAAATTTTCAGACATTCTTTAGGAACTGACCCTTCGAAAGATGCTTTGGTTTATGAAGAAAAAGACAAAACCAATTACATCGGTGTCGGTAAATCTAAGAACGAAAAAATCATTATGATTGTTTCTTCGGCTACCACTTCTTCAGAAACAAGATACATCAATGCAGATGAACCGAATGCAAGTTTCAAGGTTTTTCAGTCGAGGATGAAAGATGTTTTGTACGATGTTACTCCTTTGGAAGATAAGTTTTTAATCACCACCAACAAAGACGCACTCAATTTCAAAGTGATGGAAACTCCTTTGGATAAAACAAGTGTTGAAAGCTGGAAGGATTTTATGCCTCACAGAAAAGACGTTTTGATGGAAGGAATCAGTGAGTTTAAAAATTATCTTGTTTTCAGTGAAAGACAAAACGGGCTTTCGCAATTGGTGATTTTAGATAGAAGAACCAACAAAAGAGAGTTTTTAAAATTCGATGAAGCGGCTTACACGGTTTATGCATCAGGAAATCCTGAATATAATACGGATTATTTCAGATTCGGATATACCTCGATGATTACGCCGAGTTCGCAATACGAGCAGAATTTACAGACAGGAAAAAGAACTTTACTAAAACAGCAAGAAGTTTTAGGTGGTTACAATAAAGCAAATTATGTAACTGAAAGACTTTTTGCCTTTTCAAAAGACGGAGCCAAAATCCCGATTTCTATTGTTTATAAAAAGGGATATAGAAAAGACGGTAAAAATCCGCTCCTACTCTACGCTTACGGTTCTTACGGAAGCTCGATGGATGCTACATTCAGCAGTACAAGACTGAGTCTTTTAGACAGAGGTTTTGCATTTGCAATTGCCCACATTCGTGGGGGTCAGGAAATGGGAAGACAATGGTATGAAGACGGAAAAATGATGAAAAAGAAAAATACATTTACCGATTTCATCGATGTAGGAGAATATTTAGTTAAAGAAAAATATACGTCCCCAAAACATTTATATGCTCAAGGAGGAAGTGCAGGCGGACTTTTGATGGGTGCTGTTATTAATATGAAACCAGAATTGTGGAATGGAGCTATTGCTCAGGTTCCTTTCGTAGATGTTGTAAACACCATGTTAGACGAAAGTATTCCTTTAACAACGAATGAATACGATGAATGGGGAAATCCTAATAACAAGGAAGCGTACAGTTATATGAAATCTTATTCTCCCTATGAAAATATCAAGAGAAAAAACTATCCGAATTTATTGGTAACAACAGGTTTACACGATTCTCAGGTACAATATTTTGAACCTGCAAAATGGGTAGCAAAATTGAGAGATTTAAAAACAGATAAAAATGTTTTATTCTTAAAAACTGACATGGAATACGGTCATGGTGGTGCTTCCGGAAGATTTGATTATCTAAAAGATATTGCATTGGAATATGCGTTTATGTTTAAATTGGAGGGAATTAGTAAGTAA
- a CDS encoding T9SS type A sorting domain-containing protein, translating to MQKILSFIFTFVVTLSFAQFTANDVKFFVGSGTQTAYVVVDFKDGTDDRSYAWGVRFNVGESLTINNLLQRIQTAEPQFTYQQSGGFLNTVGFNDHYRTSGSDWWSTWSGNSASTFSGNGGIGGSVQDGRWYGFSYGFSNPSMQAPATPIPAYSSLWYNSNQMTNWIGTGSNKSLVVVDFGTDNTNGAANSFVFGIQYNGTITAEQALQLIDAQTSTFNYTSAANQVSTLSLNSYSGTASGTNTWKLYKGTNVSNWKTNADLSTITLGNNEWFGLSFGTRRPFTPTEANITLSVSDATKQSFKIYPNPASDFIVIETQESVKDVNIFSVSGQKVINTQNKKINIQSLQSGVYFVQIKTDTSTTTHKIIKK from the coding sequence ATGCAGAAAATTTTAAGCTTTATATTCACTTTTGTTGTTACATTGTCTTTTGCGCAGTTTACAGCAAATGACGTTAAATTTTTCGTTGGAAGTGGTACTCAAACAGCGTACGTTGTTGTAGATTTCAAAGATGGAACCGATGACAGGTCTTATGCATGGGGTGTAAGATTCAATGTAGGAGAATCTTTGACTATTAATAATTTATTACAAAGAATTCAGACCGCAGAACCTCAGTTTACATACCAACAAAGTGGTGGATTTTTAAATACTGTAGGATTCAACGACCATTACAGAACTTCGGGGTCAGACTGGTGGAGTACTTGGTCTGGAAATTCGGCTTCAACCTTTTCTGGTAACGGAGGAATCGGAGGAAGTGTACAGGACGGAAGATGGTACGGATTTTCTTACGGATTTTCAAACCCATCCATGCAGGCACCTGCAACACCAATTCCCGCATACAGTTCTCTATGGTACAATTCAAATCAAATGACCAACTGGATTGGAACCGGTTCTAATAAAAGTTTAGTTGTTGTCGATTTCGGAACTGATAATACCAATGGAGCTGCCAATTCTTTTGTTTTTGGAATTCAATATAACGGAACAATTACGGCTGAACAGGCTTTACAGTTGATTGACGCTCAAACCAGCACATTTAATTATACTTCAGCAGCAAATCAAGTTTCTACTTTATCATTAAATTCTTATTCAGGAACAGCAAGCGGAACAAATACTTGGAAACTATACAAGGGAACCAATGTATCAAACTGGAAAACCAATGCTGACCTTTCTACAATAACTTTAGGAAATAATGAATGGTTTGGATTGAGCTTCGGAACAAGAAGACCGTTTACGCCAACAGAAGCGAACATTACTTTAAGCGTTTCTGATGCGACAAAGCAAAGCTTTAAAATATACCCAAATCCGGCGAGTGATTTTATTGTTATTGAAACTCAGGAAAGCGTTAAAGACGTGAATATTTTCTCTGTTTCAGGGCAAAAGGTAATCAATACCCAAAATAAAAAAATCAATATTCAAAGTTTGCAGTCTGGTGTTTATTTTGTTCAAATTAAAACAGATACATCAACCACAACGCATAAAATCATCAAAAAATAA
- the tpiA gene encoding triose-phosphate isomerase produces MRRKIVAGNWKMNKNVVEAQQLMIQLLSYKNNNATNCEVWIAPPALYLTMAKDIFEKNEIGVFSQDMSEFESGAYTGEISADMLESIGATGSLIGHSERRQYHGENDESCNKKVKLALDKGLIPVYCNGETLEQRKAGQHLDVVKTQTETALFTLSAEEIKKVVIAYEPVWAIGTGETATPEQAQEIHAHIRGIIAAKYGQEIADEISILYGGSVKPDNAKEIFSQPDIDGGLIGGAALKLEDFSKIIEGFN; encoded by the coding sequence ATGAGAAGAAAAATAGTTGCAGGAAACTGGAAAATGAACAAAAATGTAGTTGAGGCTCAACAATTAATGATTCAATTACTAAGCTACAAAAACAATAACGCAACCAATTGTGAAGTTTGGATTGCACCGCCTGCTTTGTATTTAACCATGGCAAAAGATATCTTCGAGAAAAACGAAATCGGAGTTTTCTCTCAGGATATGAGCGAATTTGAAAGCGGAGCTTACACTGGCGAAATTTCTGCAGATATGTTGGAGTCTATTGGCGCAACGGGTTCTTTAATCGGACATTCTGAAAGAAGACAATATCACGGTGAAAACGACGAAAGCTGCAATAAAAAAGTAAAATTAGCTTTAGACAAAGGGTTGATTCCTGTTTACTGTAATGGTGAAACTTTAGAACAAAGAAAAGCAGGTCAACATCTTGACGTAGTAAAAACTCAGACTGAAACGGCTCTTTTCACACTTTCTGCAGAAGAAATTAAAAAAGTGGTGATTGCTTACGAACCAGTTTGGGCAATTGGAACCGGAGAAACTGCAACTCCTGAACAGGCTCAGGAAATTCACGCTCACATCAGAGGAATTATCGCTGCAAAATACGGACAGGAAATTGCAGACGAAATCTCTATTCTTTATGGAGGTTCTGTAAAACCTGATAACGCAAAAGAAATTTTCTCTCAACCTGATATCGACGGTGGTTTGATTGGCGGAGCTGCTTTAAAGCTGGAAGATTTCTCTAAAATTATTGAAGGTTTTAACTAA
- a CDS encoding DUF1599 domain-containing protein produces the protein MSKTSEQFGKVISECRDLFSKKMKDYGAAWRVLRPSSITDQIYIKVNRIRTLQMTDVKMIDESEEGEFIAIVNYSIIGLIQLEKGLSNDFNENPEDILNLYDKYAAAAQALMEKKNHDYGEAWRDMRISSITDLIYQKVLRTKQIEDNQGRTIVSEGLDANYFDMLNYAVFCLIKFSEQTIPNEPKN, from the coding sequence ATGTCAAAAACTTCAGAACAGTTCGGAAAAGTAATTAGTGAATGTCGTGATCTTTTCAGTAAAAAAATGAAAGATTACGGTGCAGCTTGGAGGGTTTTGCGCCCAAGCTCGATTACCGATCAAATATATATTAAAGTCAACAGAATCCGTACGTTACAGATGACGGATGTGAAGATGATTGACGAAAGCGAGGAAGGAGAATTTATCGCTATCGTTAATTATTCAATTATCGGATTGATTCAGCTGGAGAAAGGCCTTTCGAATGATTTTAATGAAAACCCTGAAGACATTCTAAATCTTTACGACAAATATGCTGCAGCCGCTCAAGCGTTAATGGAAAAGAAAAATCACGATTACGGCGAAGCGTGGAGAGATATGAGAATATCTTCTATCACCGATTTAATTTACCAGAAAGTTTTGAGAACCAAACAAATTGAAGACAATCAGGGAAGAACAATTGTTTCTGAAGGTTTGGATGCTAATTATTTTGACATGCTGAATTACGCAGTTTTCTGTCTGATTAAATTTTCTGAACAAACAATTCCAAACGAACCAAAAAACTAA
- a CDS encoding BT_3928 family protein — protein MIKGLLRFIIAIIFIASGFVKAVDLVGFSFKMEEYFSPSVFNMPFLEKFALLFSIIVVVLELFLGFLLLLKLKLKFTLSALIALCVFFGFLTFYSAYFNVVTDCGCFGDAIKFTPWESFVKDVVLLVGLIILFVLYRKEFKKTDDYGAENKPENNKLKSILFGLFCGIMIFIMAQGIMNEPIIDFRDYKIGTDLKAEKDKINKNPSEYKTVYSMKNSKTGEVLKVNQDDYVNQTKYWEEGTPWKIEEGKNESQLIKEGYKSEIVKFKIEDPTGNDLTEEIINAPKAILVFSYHPKEVSPELLKNVEAKVNAQKGVVTYGVSTEQNTFKTIKNAMMDGTAIKTIARSNSFVLVLEKGKIVDKQPAKNYID, from the coding sequence ATGATCAAAGGTTTATTACGTTTCATTATTGCCATCATTTTTATCGCATCAGGTTTTGTAAAAGCGGTTGATTTGGTAGGTTTTTCCTTTAAAATGGAAGAATATTTTTCGCCATCGGTATTCAATATGCCATTTTTGGAGAAATTTGCCCTGCTTTTTTCAATTATTGTAGTCGTTCTTGAACTATTTTTAGGCTTTTTATTATTACTAAAATTAAAACTGAAATTCACGCTTTCTGCATTGATTGCACTTTGTGTTTTCTTTGGATTTTTAACGTTTTATTCAGCTTATTTTAATGTAGTAACCGACTGTGGATGTTTTGGAGATGCCATTAAATTTACCCCTTGGGAAAGCTTTGTGAAAGACGTTGTTCTTTTGGTTGGGTTGATTATTCTTTTTGTTTTATACAGAAAAGAATTTAAGAAAACTGATGATTATGGAGCTGAGAATAAACCTGAAAATAATAAATTGAAGTCAATCCTTTTTGGACTTTTCTGCGGAATTATGATTTTCATAATGGCTCAAGGAATTATGAACGAACCGATTATTGATTTCCGTGATTATAAAATCGGGACTGATCTGAAAGCCGAAAAAGATAAAATCAACAAAAACCCTTCTGAATACAAGACAGTCTACTCGATGAAAAATTCTAAAACTGGAGAAGTTTTAAAAGTAAATCAGGACGACTATGTAAACCAGACAAAGTATTGGGAAGAAGGTACCCCATGGAAAATTGAAGAAGGTAAAAACGAATCTCAACTGATTAAAGAAGGTTATAAATCTGAAATCGTAAAATTCAAAATTGAAGATCCTACAGGAAATGATTTAACCGAAGAAATCATCAATGCGCCAAAAGCAATTCTCGTTTTCTCATACCATCCAAAAGAGGTTTCTCCTGAATTGCTTAAAAATGTAGAAGCAAAAGTAAATGCTCAAAAAGGAGTTGTAACTTATGGTGTTTCTACCGAACAAAATACTTTTAAAACCATTAAAAACGCAATGATGGACGGTACAGCAATAAAAACAATTGCAAGAAGCAATTCTTTTGTACTGGTTTTAGAAAAAGGAAAAATTGTTGACAAACAACCTGCAAAAAACTATATTGACTGA
- a CDS encoding YncE family protein, whose protein sequence is MKKIYFLILAFVISYANAQTEGILVLNEGGIGSSTAEVSFINNQSVVTNNYFKLKNNNAILGDTGQDIKVFGDKIFVVLNYSNTIKVINKSDFSLITTISTNLANPRYIAFSGNKFYVTNWGNNGPTNYVSVYDLSTYAHETNIPVGDGPEKIFAKNNKLYVLLKGGFGLNHFMDIINTTTNTVESQVNVGDSPNSIFEKDNLLYIMSSGNPYASTSFGTLTVYNTTTQTTASTTTFPVGVKPSYMDTDGTNIYYMNEASIYKTPIASPSITTAPIAVTPITVNSYGTAYGFNVVNNKIYAADPSGYTATGKIYAYDLQGSLLNTFTVTSLPNQIIAYNTASLSTAENTRASKLSLYPNPASNKFFVKGLNSGNIQVYDANGRMIINTEYTQNGIDVSTLSKGVYIVKITDKNISFNEKLIIK, encoded by the coding sequence ATGAAGAAAATCTATTTTCTTATTCTTGCATTTGTAATTTCATATGCAAATGCTCAAACTGAAGGAATTTTAGTCCTCAACGAAGGCGGTATCGGAAGCAGTACTGCAGAAGTATCTTTCATCAACAATCAATCGGTTGTCACCAACAATTATTTTAAACTTAAAAACAATAATGCGATATTGGGTGACACCGGTCAGGACATTAAAGTTTTTGGCGATAAGATTTTTGTAGTTTTAAATTATTCCAATACAATCAAGGTCATCAACAAATCTGATTTTTCTTTGATTACAACGATTTCAACCAATCTTGCTAACCCAAGATATATTGCTTTTAGCGGAAATAAATTTTATGTAACCAACTGGGGAAACAACGGTCCTACAAACTACGTATCAGTTTATGATTTAAGTACTTATGCTCACGAAACGAACATTCCTGTAGGAGACGGACCTGAAAAAATCTTTGCCAAAAACAATAAATTGTATGTTTTACTGAAAGGAGGTTTCGGACTTAATCATTTTATGGATATCATCAATACGACGACCAATACTGTTGAATCACAGGTAAATGTAGGAGACTCACCGAACAGTATTTTTGAAAAAGACAATTTACTATACATTATGAGTTCGGGAAATCCTTATGCCTCTACTTCTTTCGGAACACTTACGGTTTATAACACAACCACTCAGACTACAGCTTCTACTACAACATTTCCGGTCGGTGTAAAACCTTCTTATATGGATACCGACGGAACGAATATCTATTATATGAATGAAGCATCAATCTACAAAACACCTATTGCTTCGCCTTCAATTACTACCGCTCCAATTGCCGTTACACCGATTACTGTAAACAGCTACGGAACTGCGTACGGATTTAATGTTGTTAATAATAAAATCTATGCAGCCGACCCTTCAGGATATACCGCTACAGGAAAAATCTATGCTTACGATTTACAAGGTTCTTTGTTGAATACGTTCACAGTAACTTCTCTACCCAATCAAATTATTGCTTATAATACCGCATCTCTTTCAACTGCTGAAAACACAAGAGCTTCTAAGTTATCATTATACCCTAATCCTGCAAGCAATAAATTCTTTGTAAAAGGGTTAAACTCAGGAAACATTCAAGTTTATGATGCAAACGGAAGAATGATTATCAATACTGAATACACTCAAAACGGAATTGATGTGAGTACACTTTCTAAAGGAGTTTATATTGTAAAAATTACTGATAAAAACATCAGCTTCAACGAAAAGTTAATCATTAAATAA